One window of Dysgonomonas mossii genomic DNA carries:
- a CDS encoding SLC13 family permease: MNITLATLLVASFFFMRGKVRSDLVAVCALLILALTGVLTPTEALAGFSNSVVIMMIGLFVVGAGIFRTGLAKMISSKILQTAGQNENKLFILVMLVTASIGAFVSNTGTVAVMMPIIVSMAASANISPRRYLMPLAFASSMGMFTLISTPPNLVIQNALVDAGYEALSFFSFAPIGFIALGIGVVVLFFLSKLLVSKSDSSSGKKKEGKSLVELAQEYQLQQQSYKVEVKSDSPLLNKTLAELKIASTYDISISKIIRKNGNSRFRKKFVEEVAGPKSVILKDDVLYCLGDIENIERFVSDNDLHLEKKTDETPFAGFQESGIAEIFIMPNSRLINRTISEISFREEYNVNVLGIQRQNEYKMRDIKDTKLHSGDALLIQGTWKDLANLDNRQDDLVLVGQPLKEAAKVTLDQNAPIAAGIMILMVLAMVLEILPSVIAIMLAAVLMVVTGCLRNMEEAYNSINWESVVLIGAMLPMATAFQNTGVDTLISGSLVNHLGDMGPYALLAGIYFCTSLLTMFISNTATAVLFTPIALKAAEGMGISPYPFLFAVAVAASMCFASPFSTPPNALVMTAGRYTFMDYMKVGLPLQVIMGIIMILALPLLFPF; encoded by the coding sequence ATCAATATAACATTAGCAACTTTGTTGGTCGCTTCTTTTTTCTTCATGCGGGGAAAGGTTCGCTCAGACCTTGTGGCTGTATGTGCTTTGCTCATATTGGCATTAACCGGAGTGTTGACTCCTACCGAAGCATTAGCCGGTTTTTCCAATTCGGTTGTAATTATGATGATTGGTCTCTTTGTTGTAGGAGCAGGTATTTTCCGCACAGGTTTGGCAAAGATGATTAGTAGTAAAATACTTCAGACTGCAGGACAGAATGAGAATAAACTCTTTATTCTGGTAATGTTGGTTACGGCCTCTATCGGGGCTTTTGTGAGTAATACGGGCACTGTGGCCGTGATGATGCCTATTATTGTGAGTATGGCTGCGAGTGCCAATATAAGTCCACGTCGTTACCTTATGCCTTTGGCTTTTGCCAGTAGTATGGGTATGTTTACGTTGATTAGTACACCTCCCAATCTTGTGATTCAGAATGCGCTTGTCGATGCCGGATATGAGGCCTTATCGTTTTTCTCGTTTGCGCCTATCGGTTTCATTGCGTTGGGTATTGGTGTTGTCGTTCTCTTCTTCTTGAGCAAGCTGCTTGTTTCAAAGAGTGATTCATCATCGGGCAAGAAGAAAGAAGGAAAATCTTTGGTTGAATTGGCTCAGGAATACCAACTGCAACAACAATCGTACAAGGTAGAGGTAAAGTCTGATTCGCCTTTGTTGAACAAAACGCTTGCCGAACTAAAGATTGCTTCAACCTACGATATCAGTATCAGTAAAATTATACGCAAGAATGGTAATTCGAGATTCAGAAAAAAGTTTGTAGAGGAGGTTGCAGGCCCCAAATCGGTAATATTGAAAGATGATGTATTATATTGCCTCGGAGATATAGAAAATATAGAAAGATTTGTTTCTGATAATGATCTCCATTTGGAGAAAAAAACCGATGAAACTCCATTCGCAGGATTTCAGGAGTCGGGTATTGCAGAGATATTTATTATGCCTAATTCCAGATTGATAAATCGTACGATTTCTGAAATTAGTTTCAGGGAAGAGTACAACGTAAATGTGTTGGGTATTCAGCGTCAGAATGAATATAAGATGCGGGACATTAAAGATACTAAGCTGCATTCGGGGGATGCTCTTCTGATACAGGGTACTTGGAAAGATTTAGCAAACTTAGACAATAGGCAGGATGATCTGGTGCTTGTAGGTCAACCACTGAAAGAGGCAGCTAAAGTAACATTGGATCAGAATGCTCCTATTGCAGCCGGTATAATGATATTGATGGTATTGGCAATGGTGTTAGAGATTCTACCTTCGGTGATTGCTATTATGTTAGCTGCTGTGCTGATGGTGGTAACGGGCTGTCTTCGTAATATGGAAGAAGCGTATAATAGCATAAACTGGGAAAGTGTAGTACTGATTGGTGCAATGTTGCCGATGGCTACTGCTTTTCAGAATACAGGAGTAGACACTCTTATCTCAGGTTCTTTGGTTAATCATTTGGGAGATATGGGTCCTTATGCGTTGCTTGCGGGGATTTACTTTTGTACGTCTTTGCTCACTATGTTTATAAGTAATACTGCCACAGCGGTGCTGTTTACGCCTATAGCCTTAAAGGCTGCTGAGGGGATGGGCATAAGTCCTTATCCGTTCTTGTTTGCCGTAGCAGTTGCGGCCAGTATGTGTTTTGCTTCTCCGTTTTCTACACCGCCCAATGCATTGGTGATGACTGCAGGACGTTATACCTTTATGGATTATATGAAGGTCGGCTTACCTTTGCAAGTGATTATGGGAATAATTATGATACTGGCTCTTCCTTTATTGTTTCCTTTCTAA
- a CDS encoding nucleotide exchange factor GrpE has product MKEDISDKDLERDEFVETDNLTNNQTEENAGDEASDNVTDWEAKYNELNNSYLRLNAEFDNYRKRTLKEKAELLKSGSERVLLDIIAVVDDFERALDNISKTEDIDAVKEGIDLIYSKFSNFLTKHGVKEIETIGHAFDTDKHEAVTTIPAQSEEDKDKIIDSIQKGYTLDDKIIRYPKVIVAK; this is encoded by the coding sequence ATGAAAGAGGATATTTCTGATAAAGATCTTGAAAGAGATGAATTTGTAGAAACAGACAATCTGACAAATAATCAGACAGAAGAAAATGCAGGAGACGAAGCAAGTGACAATGTGACCGATTGGGAAGCAAAATACAATGAGCTCAATAACTCTTACCTGCGCCTTAATGCTGAATTCGACAACTATCGCAAACGTACATTGAAAGAAAAAGCCGAGCTGCTTAAATCAGGTAGCGAAAGAGTGTTGCTTGACATCATAGCGGTAGTCGATGACTTTGAGAGAGCATTAGACAACATCTCAAAAACGGAAGACATAGATGCTGTAAAAGAAGGTATAGATCTTATATACAGCAAGTTTTCAAACTTCCTCACCAAGCACGGAGTAAAAGAGATAGAAACCATCGGTCATGCATTCGACACCGATAAGCATGAGGCGGTGACTACTATTCCGGCTCAGAGCGAAGAAGACAAAGACAAAATCATAGACAGTATACAGAAAGGATATACACTCGATGATAAAATCATCAGATATCCTAAAGTAATTGTTGCAAAATAA
- a CDS encoding Nif3-like dinuclear metal center hexameric protein → MKIKDILHVIEQIAPIPLQEGFDNSGVQIGDIHQEAKGAIVCIDVTEAVMDEAIALGCNLIISHHPLAFRSFKSLTGKNYIERCMIKACKHDIVVYAAHTNLDNASEGINQYLADMLNLQHVRILDPQKDKLLKLVTIVPHSHAELLRNTLFNAGAGSIGNYDSCSYNITGEGTFRAGDEAKPYCGEIGELHTEPETRIEMVLPVYKRSEVLRALISVHPYEEPAYDFYALQNEWSKAGSGIVGTLPEEMDEEDFLYLLKDTFHLNMLQHSPLRGTPIRDVAICSGSGAFLIPKAVSYSADIFITGEAKYNDFYDVEDKILLAVIGHYESEIFTKNIFFDIISKKYPTFAVYMSGFDVNPVKYL, encoded by the coding sequence ATGAAGATTAAAGATATTCTGCATGTCATAGAACAGATTGCCCCTATTCCTTTGCAGGAAGGATTTGATAATAGTGGAGTGCAAATAGGAGATATACATCAGGAAGCCAAAGGCGCAATTGTTTGTATAGACGTCACCGAGGCCGTAATGGACGAAGCGATAGCCTTAGGCTGCAATCTGATCATATCGCACCATCCTCTGGCGTTCCGCAGCTTCAAATCTCTCACAGGCAAAAATTATATCGAACGCTGCATGATAAAGGCATGCAAGCACGACATCGTTGTATATGCAGCCCATACCAATCTGGATAATGCTTCGGAAGGAATTAATCAGTATTTGGCTGATATGCTCAACCTGCAACATGTAAGGATTCTTGATCCGCAAAAGGACAAACTACTTAAGCTTGTAACCATTGTTCCACATTCACATGCCGAGCTTTTGCGCAATACATTGTTCAATGCAGGAGCCGGATCGATAGGCAACTACGACTCGTGCAGCTACAATATTACAGGAGAAGGAACATTCAGAGCAGGTGATGAAGCCAAGCCCTACTGTGGCGAAATAGGTGAATTGCACACCGAACCCGAGACACGCATCGAAATGGTATTGCCTGTATACAAGCGGTCGGAAGTTTTGCGCGCACTCATCTCCGTACATCCCTACGAAGAACCCGCATACGATTTCTACGCTTTACAAAACGAGTGGAGTAAAGCCGGAAGCGGTATCGTGGGTACGCTGCCCGAAGAGATGGACGAAGAAGATTTCTTATACTTGCTCAAAGACACATTCCACCTCAATATGCTGCAGCACTCGCCTTTGCGTGGCACACCTATACGCGACGTGGCTATATGCAGCGGCAGCGGGGCATTTCTTATTCCGAAAGCAGTTTCTTACAGTGCTGATATTTTCATCACGGGAGAGGCTAAGTATAACGACTTCTATGACGTAGAAGACAAAATATTGCTTGCAGTGATAGGACATTACGAGTCTGAAATTTTCACAAAGAATATTTTTTTCGATATTATTTCAAAAAAATATCCTACCTTTGCAGTATATATGTCAGGGTTTGACGTAAATCCTGTAAAATATTTGTAA
- the dnaJ gene encoding molecular chaperone DnaJ, which translates to MATKRDYYEVLEVTKTATSEEIKKAYRKKAIQYHPDKNPGNSEAEEKFKEAAEAYEILSDEQKRAKYDRYGHEAPGGFGGAGGFSMDDIFSQFGDIFGGHFGGGFGGFGGQRGPRTNRGSDLRVKVKLSLKDIASGVEKKIKVNKFVSCTHCKGTGADKGTAYETCSTCKGSGVVTRVMNTILGQMQTQSTCPTCNGEGKTITKKCAHCAGEGITREEEVITINIPAGVAEGMQLSMSGKGNAARHGGINGDLLILVEEEPHPELFRDDNDIVYNLLLSVSTAALGGNVVVPTIDGKVKVTIEPGTQPGKVLRLKNKGLPSINRYGTGDLLINISVYIPENLSDSEKETLTGLENSPNFQPSKSVKEKIFTHFRKMFD; encoded by the coding sequence ATGGCAACAAAGAGAGACTACTACGAAGTGCTGGAGGTAACCAAGACCGCAACATCTGAGGAAATAAAAAAAGCATATCGCAAAAAAGCAATTCAGTATCACCCCGACAAAAACCCGGGAAACAGTGAGGCAGAAGAAAAATTTAAGGAAGCTGCCGAAGCCTACGAAATACTGAGCGACGAGCAGAAACGTGCCAAATATGACAGATACGGACACGAAGCTCCGGGCGGATTTGGCGGTGCAGGAGGATTCTCGATGGATGACATATTCTCTCAGTTTGGCGATATATTCGGCGGGCACTTTGGAGGAGGATTTGGCGGATTTGGCGGGCAACGTGGCCCTAGAACAAACAGAGGTTCAGACCTTCGTGTAAAAGTCAAATTATCTCTGAAAGATATCGCATCGGGTGTAGAGAAAAAAATAAAAGTAAACAAATTTGTTTCTTGTACGCACTGTAAAGGTACAGGAGCAGACAAAGGCACAGCCTACGAAACTTGTTCGACCTGTAAAGGCTCGGGTGTTGTTACTCGTGTGATGAACACCATTTTGGGGCAAATGCAGACACAGTCTACTTGCCCGACATGTAACGGTGAAGGAAAGACCATTACAAAAAAATGTGCTCACTGTGCCGGAGAAGGTATCACCCGCGAAGAAGAAGTGATAACCATCAACATTCCTGCCGGAGTAGCAGAAGGCATGCAACTATCGATGAGTGGTAAGGGAAATGCAGCCCGTCATGGTGGTATAAATGGCGACTTGCTTATCTTGGTAGAAGAAGAACCGCATCCTGAGCTGTTCAGAGACGACAATGATATAGTTTACAACCTACTGTTAAGTGTTTCTACAGCCGCACTAGGTGGTAATGTCGTTGTACCTACTATAGACGGAAAGGTAAAGGTAACGATAGAACCGGGAACACAACCGGGTAAGGTTTTGCGACTCAAAAATAAAGGTCTGCCAAGCATCAACAGATACGGCACGGGAGACTTGTTGATAAACATCAGTGTCTATATTCCCGAAAACCTGAGCGACAGCGAGAAAGAGACCCTCACAGGATTGGAAAACTCTCCTAACTTTCAGCCTAGCAAATCGGTAAAAGAGAAAATATTCACTCATTTCAGAAAAATGTTCGATTAA
- a CDS encoding GAF domain-containing protein, with protein MSHSLHISTSSKEEKYLTLLPQLKGLLEGETDTIANMANISAALKMTFGFFWVGFYIVKREELVLGPFQGTIACTRIKYGKGVCGTAWKEKRTVIVENVNEFPGHIACDAASLSEIVVPLFNHNDVIAVLDVDSEYLNHFDKTDALYLEQIVKLLEDKIN; from the coding sequence ATGTCACACTCTCTCCACATATCCACTTCTTCCAAAGAAGAAAAATACCTCACTCTCCTACCTCAGCTAAAAGGCTTGCTTGAAGGGGAGACAGACACTATTGCCAATATGGCAAATATATCTGCTGCCTTGAAAATGACGTTTGGATTTTTCTGGGTAGGATTCTATATAGTAAAAAGAGAAGAGCTCGTGCTCGGCCCGTTCCAAGGAACAATAGCCTGCACCCGTATCAAATACGGTAAAGGCGTTTGCGGCACAGCATGGAAAGAAAAGCGAACAGTTATAGTAGAGAATGTTAACGAATTCCCCGGACATATAGCTTGTGATGCCGCTTCGCTGTCCGAAATTGTAGTGCCTCTATTCAACCATAACGACGTAATCGCTGTTTTAGATGTAGATAGTGAATACCTGAATCATTTCGACAAAACGGACGCTCTCTACCTCGAGCAGATAGTGAAGCTGCTTGAAGATAAAATCAATTAA